TTTACGTGGACTACTAGAAACTGGGGACAAGATATTACGGGTAGAAGGAATTTTCAGGTTGGCTTGTTTCTATGTTACATGTCTGAATGTTATTCCAACCAAATGGTTTTTTAGGATAGTTGGAATGTTCTTAATGTATTTCTTATGTGGCGAAATTAACAAGTTGTAATGTCTCTCTTTCTGTCTGCCAATTTCAGTGGTACTTTAAGTTATATCTTCAACAACTTTATAGAAGATCGGGCTTTCAGTGAGGTCGTTACGGAAGCCAAGAATGCTGGTTATACCGAGCCAGATCCAAGAGACGATCTGTCTGGAATGGATGTGGCTAGAAAGGTAACTGAATTCCTGTCCCTCCCTCCCTCACGTCAGGACTCCGAGCCTCCAATCAGGAGATGGGATGATTTATGGATAGAAACCTTTGTGGCAACCTCATCCTTATCCCTATCCACTGACAATCAGGTCGTAGTTTGTTTTGCACGCTCTGGATGGTAACATTCTTATAATGTGGCTATTTGATTGCAGGTCATAATTCTAGCTAGAGAATCTGGTTTAAGACTGGAGCTTTCTGATATCCAAGTGGACAGCCTTGTGCCAGAACCATTGAAAGTAAGATGAGAAACTTATACATATGTGATTACTTATTGCTGAGCTACTCAACATAAACTTTATGAACTTTTTTCCCTGGTATTGCTGCTGCAGTCAAGTGCATCAGCTGAAGAATTCTTGCGGCGTCTACCGGAATTTGATCAGGAAATCGCAAAGAAACGGCTTGATGCGGAGGCTGCAGGCGAAGTAAGTATCTTGAGGCATTTGTCAATGAATTGAAACTGGCTGCTTAAGTGGTCAGAATAACTGGATGAATTAATCCTAGGAATTCTTTGTGTAGACATTTGTCTTACATTTCATGGTTTTGTTTGTGGCATCTTAAGGTTCTGAGGTACGTTGGGGTAGTAGATGCTATCCAAAACAAGGGGTTTGTGAAGTTAAGGAGATACAAAAAAGAGCATCCATTTGCACAACTATCTGGCTCTGATAACATTATAGCGTTTACTACCACAAGGTACAAGGAAGAGCAGCCTTTGATAGTCCGTGGACCAGGTGCTGGAGCTGAAGTCACAGCTGGGGGAATATTCTGTGATTTATTACGTCTGGCCTCGTATCTAGGTGCACCATCATAGGGCAATCCTTCCATCTCTAACTGGAAATGTATAATCAATTTTTGTGTCATGGCTCTTGGGTCTGTAGCCCTTTTGAACTTTCTTTTTAGTAACCAGAAGTGAACAGCGATCTCTATGTATGGTTTAGGCTTGTAAGCAATTAAAGTCTTATGAATTTGTCCTTTTTTTGGTACATAAGAAAGTGTGACGTCAGCTGAAATCAAAGGGCCATTAAAAATCTTGAAACGAAGTACAAACCCAATGAATATAACATTCCTTGACAAGTTAGTGTCAAACATTTTTCCTTCAGCATTAATCAACAACTGCAGTTATGTGGTCCAGATTATACAACAAAGGCCTTCAATTCATTTCCTAGCTACTTCCAGCTGAACTATTTACCTCAACAAAATTGGCAAGCTGGCCAGAAAGTAATCAACGGGGCATAAGAGCAATTCCTATGAAGCAGCTTGTCCACAATTGTTCATTATTCATGAACCTTGGtgggataatatcttctaaagCAAACTGCCTATCACCATGCCAAACAGCTTGCATGGTGATACTGAAACTCAGCTGGAAAGCTACTGCAAGGGTTATGAAAAGAAATTGAGTTGTGTGCGATAAGGTTGAAAGGTAATCAGAGAAAGGATAGCATAACAAGGTTTGTGAATACATCAATGATATGGTGATTAAAtagtgaaaattagggtttgagaaggATTAAGAAATTGCTTCACAGAAAAAAGGATAAAAATTTCACAGAGGCTAATCTAACATCGATTGGGTAGAAATTAGGTTGATAATCAAAATCAAACAGGTGTAAAAGAAGATCTTAGGAATTGCACTAATAAGTAGGTAGTGCTTTACAAGAAGGAAACTAAAACTAATTTTCTTGAATCattggaagagtttacaaacgGAGACTGAATTGCGGACCCAACTTATCACATCGTTTAGTACCAAGGAAAGAGATGGTGCAGTAGGGGcctaggaggaggaggaggaggaggaggaatgcGCAATGTTATAGAAAGGAAGACCAGGTTCTTCAGGGGCAAAATTACTGCGCAACAAATTTGAACATGGTGAACGGATTGGATTCTTTATTTCTGGCACTCGTCccaacaacttccttgaaacattagtaatcattttattttttacttGAGCTGCAAAttattgaaaaatgaaaaaacgaaCATGAATAATCAATTACCAAATATACCAGAATTATTATTAACCATGGGTCATTTTTCTCTCCAGGCTGAGGTTTTCAGAGGGAACAAAAAAAAGTgctttgaaaaaaagaaaaaaaaaacactggaACAAAGGCTACCAAACATTGAAAGTTGCAAGTGAAGTCAATCTTGATCAGAGCATCTTAATGAGCATCTTCAGCGGGTACTGCCACTGTGTCCGTGCATAGACAGAATGAACACCAAGCTTTCCATCTCTAGTAACTCACGCAGTCAGTCGAAATACTACATAGATAGAACATGTTACCAGTAGTTGGAGTCCTCCACATCTAATTGAGCGGATAGAGGCTACCCACATAACTCGTCGCCTCCAGCAGCTCGTCAAGttcttcctcctcatcatttAGTAACACCACTCTTCTTGCCTGATCCTTTCCTGGCCTGTGAACCACTATGCCAAGATCGTTAAGGAAGACAAGGTCACCATTTGGTAAAAATCCCAATGGAGCATCCAGACAAAAAGTTCGTCTCAGTAATTCTTGTCTAGTTGAGAAGACTTCACTCCAGTGTTGGCTCCCTTCATACTCCTTGAGTAACCACAAATGCACTTCTCCATTCTCCATATTCTGAGTTAGAAAACACATTGAGCCATGAAGCAGCCCAATCTTCTTTTCGAGAAAGTCTTCGTCCTCAGTAATTGGTGGCATATTCACTGTTCCCAGATGCTCTTGATGTATGTGGAAGTATAAAATCTGACGCGGTCCAGCTAACCAGTGTACACCATGGTTAAAATATATTGTTGGCTGGTACTCCAACCCCATCTTAAATGAAGTAGTTCCATCAACAACTCTCCAAGAGTTTGATATCAGGCTGAATACATGGACCTGAAAGTGATATGAAGCAGCTCCAGGAGTTTGCACTTCATCGTCTTGAACTACTCTTACTATCTTAAAGTCTGAAGTTTTGTCATCATAGCAGAATCCAAATATGATTTCTCTTTGACACACTGGTGGACGAGGAAGTTTTCTGACATCTTTCACTATGGGATTCCAGAGGCAGAAACCAATGGTGCTGTAATCCCTGCCTAACCTTAAACAAAGTACACCCATACTGCACCCAATGATGTTAACAATTCTGGGGATTATGGATTCTTGTGGATAAGGCATCCTCCTACAAATACCCCTCGATTCGACGGAATCCTTCTTGATTAAGAACATAGCATGCGGCGAGAACACTTGGGTCACTAAAATTATGGCGGTATTGTTCAGGACTTCTACATTGTACCTCATTCTTATAAAAGCAGGACCAGACAATAATAAATTCCACTTCTTACTGAGAGTTCTAAATCTAGCAATGCAATCTAACGGGAGTCCAAGAAAGATATCCGCTATTATGTCATCAGGAAGATGAGGAGCAGGAGCTGATTCTGATTTAGTGCAAttttcactttcatcttcataaATCTCAAATTCAAGGACTCCTTGAGTATCTAATAAAGTTTCAAACTCTTTTTCAGATGGAATGCTCAAGTATTTGGTTATGAATCTAGGTAGAGTCGTACCTGTAGACTCCACTCCCAACTTTATGGGTGAAACCAGTAGACTAGGAAGAGCATCGCCATTAATACTTGCTGCTAGAAATGTGGTTCCGCTAACAACAGCTGAATCTGGATCTTCAAATTCACAAAATTCTCTTACATTGCACAAACACTTCAGCATCTTTCGGATTCTACGCGTAAAACTGCATCCACCAACCAGGATAACTTGAGATATATGTGAAGCTTCAACACATTGCCGAACTTTTTCCTCGCATTCGTCAAACAAATCCGAGACTCTGAGTTAACCTTTTCAATAATATATGGTGTTATCGAAACACTCATAGGAAGAGATCCATAGAAAGATTTGATGTCAATGGTTGTTTCTGTAATTCCATGCTGGTCACATCTATCCAATACCCTTCTGGCAAATTCACATTCAAATTTCAATGCGCTCATTTTACTCTCATCTATAGGAATCTCATCAGGATCATCTGGAAGTAAGTCCATGAATGTTTCCATACAGTAATCAAGTAAGGCTATATCCATATTATTTCCACCAAGATTAGTATTACCTTTCATAGCTTTCACTTCAAATTCTATTCCTTGTTTAATCGTCACCACGGCCACACTCAATGTTCCTGCACCCATGTCAAAAACCAAGACATTTTCTGCTTTCATCTGattatcttttgttgattcagaAGAAGAATGTTGTTCCTGAAGTGAACTTGAAGTTTCTTTAAGAATGACTTATCAAGCGCATAAGCTAATGCAGTTGCTGAGGTTTCATCGATTACCTTCAAGACATTGATACCAGCCATTTTTGCTGCTTCAATAACAGCTATTCTCTGGGAATCATCAAATAAACAAGGAACACTAATGACAGCTTCAATCAATACTCCTCTAAGACCTAATTGTTTTTCAACAATTTCTCTCAACTCCATTAAAACTAGACACACAATCTCTTTAGTGGAATATAACCTGGTTTCATTAAAAGACTGATCGCCAGCTCTTGGTTCATCATTATCACAAGTAATCAATTGAAACGGCCAGAGATCAAGAGAACTTACATTTGAAGGGTTTACATCAACAACTGTCTTGGTTGAGCTTTTGCTTTTACACCGATGCGAAAAGTTGGAATCGTCGTCGTTTTTACTGATTTCCCGGTCCAAATTCCGATTCTACTCTCATTTGTATCAATGTCGATGCCTGCTACTACTTTGTTAGACGCCATTAATGAGTATCAAGATCTTTATCAGAACTTAGAGATAGTTGTTGATGGTTGAAAATACAGAAAGAAATGTTGAAAGagaagggagagagagagagaattagaAAATCGAGAGAGAGAGAATCTTATTGTTGGAGTAATGATCTGATCATCTGAGACTGAAAGCTTATATAGAGAGAGAAAAAGGGGGATGGATGTTTTTTCCTATTTCCGTAATATCCGGCCGATATTTCAGTCACTTAGCAGCAACATCCGTAAATATTACACTCCTCCCTCCCACTTCCACTTGGTATGAATTTTAGTGAACTTCTGTTCACCATAACTGCAACTGTTATTGTCCGTTTCTAAAGAAATTCCGCCACCGAGCTATTAACTATCGTCTTGGTTTCTTAACGGTTGTAATCGGTTTCGTTTTATTCCATTGGGTAATGGATAACCGATTGCATGTGAAACCGACAGTTCAAATCTTTAAAAAGAATAATAACAGTTGATTTTTTTGTCCAAACCTACCTGCAAAATGTAATCAATGCACAAGCACAAAATTCATAACCCAAGAGTATAAACACAATCCAAAACTCAACGTTTATAAGCACAATTCAAAACACCCTAACCCCGCCGAATGACGTTACAAATTCAAAAAACATAAACCCCCAGTTCACCCTGTATTTCACAACATTAGTCAGGAATATTGTCTCAATGACTCTTGACCAATCCCTGACATTGTGCTTCTTCAGGTATTTCTTTGTCTGATACTACATGTACCTAATCACATGAACAACAAATAGATTCAGTACAAGCAAACCTAAATACAAGCATGGCAACAATAATGAGTAGGTCTTTGCAAGCATCAACATTTTCAAAACGAGTAAAAAATATTTCAGTAACTAAAGAGGATCAATCCCTATAAATTCAGATGATATTGCCATGTTAATAACCATTTCAGAAATCAGAACCTGTACATAATCTAAGAAACATACAACTTCTGCTCATTCTAAATAGTTAAGTAGATGTAATATGGACACAAGAAACCATTTATCATATAAGCAGGTTCTCATTagtatatgatgatgatgattacaaATAGACTAAAGCTATCAATGAATTACCTTGGTACTCATTGATCCTCATCCTCTATCATGTGTATGAACTTTGACTTAGAGAGGGTGTCCAAAAATTCTACAAACAAATGAACAAATAAACGATTAGTTAGAGTATTCAGTGAGTGTCTTATAATTCTACAAACAAATAAGCAAATGAAACAATACCTGAATTAACTTCCTCTTCTGGTTCCAAGgaagaaatatcaagatcaatcGGCATCTTCAACCAATTTTGAGTACAAATCAATGCCCCAACTGTCGTAGGAAGTAAAGAACTTCGATATGGATCAAAAATACGTATCCCAATGTTAAAAGCATATTCGTATGCCACTGAAGAGATGGGTATAGACAACATATCTCTTGCCATTAGTGCCAAAGTAGGATACTTAGTCGAGTTCGTCTTCCACCAacctaaaatatcaaaagaaactTTATCGTTCTGCGGTTCTCGTGACTCTCTCAAATAAGCATCCACCTATGATTTCCCTTCATCATTACTACCTTCCACTTCTTCTCTTGCTCTCTCTGCCATAAGGGAGGATTTAACACAATTTCCTTCATCATTTTCATGTGGTTGAGTGCCAACAGTACTACCACCACTACTATCTGTTACAACTGTTGAGTTTCCAGCACTCAATTAGACATCCCAGTACTCTTCGGAAAGAGACTTAAAATCCCTCAATACCATTTCCATTAGTTGTGCTCTCAAATAACCACCAACAATACCTAACTTTCCAAGAAGAAAATTTAATCCTGATTATTTGTCTTGTGGATTCAATAATACAACAATGAACATAAGAGACTTCATCTTTTCATAACGTCCCTAATAATCATTATATTTACTTTGCATTTTTAAGACCCATGCTAGAAAGATATAGATCTTTGTGATTTACCCATGTGTTCAATGTTCGATGAATAACACTCACATGAAATAAGAACTCGTGTGCGGTAACATGAGTAGAAACAGAGAACTTGACAGTAAAATCAAAAAATACCTTCAAGAACTTCAAAGGCTCTAGCATACGAACAATCTGCTGGGTATGGCGCGTGcaaaggaggtggtggtggggagTTATTAAAACTTGCTTTCTTGTGTTTCTTGCCTCTCTTTGCAATAGCAATAACTTCTTCGTCGGAACTTAAGTCTGCATCTTACTCTTCATACACATCCCAGTCAGGTTGATTATCAACAGTGGAAGTACTACAAGTAGAAGAAACTGAAGGAATTTGAGTTTCATCAAAGCATAACTTCTTCTTAAATATCTTGCAATCATATTCTAACCTCTAAAAAGCTGGTTAATACTTCTAAGATGAGTCTAACATTGTGAATGTGGAATTCCAACGGGTGTCTACATCTAATACCAAACCCTTCTTGCATTCGATCTTCTCATATGCGGCACACTCCATGAATTTATGCAATCTGGAAGGAAAACTCAAATAATACTTAACTACTACCCTTATTCTCTTAATTTCCATGTCATACTCCTTTATTCCATGCTTCACAACAAGGGCAAGGACATGAGCAGCACATACGACTTGTAAGAAACCTTTCCCTAAATCTAAATTCTTTCTGAGCACCATTTTTTTGAAGATAATTGATAGTTACTTCGTTGGAAAAAACATTATCTAAAGTTATGGTAAAAACATTCTCGATCTCCCAGTCTAACAAGCATGTTCCTATCATCCTACTAATAGTCTCACCGCTATGACCTACAATTTGGATGAAATTAATTATCTTTTTGTGCAACTTCCAATTAGTATCTATGAAATGCGCAGTAATAACCATATATCACAACTTTTGAAGTGATATCCATATGTCAGTGGTGAGGAAAACTAATTTGACTTTATTAACTTGAAATAATTCTTCAACCTCTCCTTTTCATATGCGAACAGTTCCGTAACATCTTGTCGTATAGTGATACGAGATGGTATCTTGAATCTACTCTCAATTACCCTGAAAAATTCTCGAAAACCTTCCCCTCAACTATTCTAAAAGGATGCTCATCTACTATGATGAATATAACCAGTGATTTTCTACacgaatcctaaaaaaaaaatacaacaactaatttttcatTTTCTCCCAACCTAGCAGGTTCAAAAGAAGCAGTAGACTGACCAGGAATAACAATAGTATTCAAACATCTCTTTAAATGGGTACCCAAGGAGACGGTCCCATTCTTCGAGAATGTAATAATTTAAATTATCTTATAATTGATTTTGGAATTCCTCTAAATAactatggtgtttttattaaaattAGTTTGATTGACATAAGAGCACTCAATTCCCCTAGTGTAGACTCAGAGTTTGTGGCTCAAAATAAACGGTTTTGCTCAACTGTTCTCTATGTGTTTTATTCCCAGTCTAAGAATAGGACAATTTTACTTGTGGAACCTGGTTTATTTCAATTAGATAACTTTATAGCCCCATAACCATGAAAATTTTGTCTTGGAATGTCCAAGGCTCCGGTAACAATACCACTAGGAATCACCCTAAAGACTTAATAAGGGCTGATGACCCTCATTTAATCTTTCTCCGTGAAACCAAAAATAAACTGAATAAATGAAAACCTACATTTCTAGATATGGCCATATGAATGTTGTTTTCCTTGAACCAATAGGTTTTCCGAGTGGGCTTTATCTTATATGGAATGATGATATTGACATCCAAATTATTGACATGCAATTTAACATGATAAACGGTATGGTCACTTTGGATGCTAGATGCTCTCCCTATTTACTAACTTGCTTGTATGGTGTTGTCAATCTCAGTGATAGAGAACAACAATGGTCTCACCTAAACAATGTTAGTCACAACTACAAGAACTCTTAGGTTATCTTAGGGGGATTAAATTTCATTCTACATAATGATGATAAAGAAGGAGGTATTCCTTTAACTCAAAATTAATTTGATGAGAGTAATCGTCTTCTTCAATATGCTGGTCTCCATAGTTTGGATTATGTAGGAAACCCGTTTACTTGGTCAAATAAAATACCTAATTATGATCTTATTCTAGCTAGACTTGATTGAGCTGCTACTAGTCTAAAATTCATGTATGATTTTCCTAGTGTTGTTCTATATCACCTAATTCCATTAGGTAGCGATCATTGCCCCGTTATGCTAATAACTTCTAGAGTAGAAAATGTTATTAAAAGACCATTCAAGGTTAATAGCACTTGGTTCAGGGATAACCCTTGCTTCGGTGTCATAAAAAATCATTGGCCTGTTAGTTTAATGGGTCTAAAGCCTTTAGGTTTACTAAAAGTCTTCATGACACTAAATTAGCTCTAAGGGAATGAAATTACCTTCACTTTGGTAATATTACCACTCAAATCAATACATTAAAGCTCAAATTAATGTCATTTCGATTTCTGGTCAGGACAGTAGTGCTAGAGTCCATGAATTAAATTCTAGTCTAAGCCATTGGTATGATATAAAGGAAGACTTCTGGAAACAGAGAGGAAAACAAGACTCTTTCTGATTTGCAGATAGGAACACGACGTACTTCCACAATAAAGCAAAGTTTACGAAAAGAAAAACTCAGATTGACTCGTTACAAAATAACTTATGTATATGGCTTAGTGATAGGCAAGACTTAGTTAAGGAACTGCTCCATTAGTTTTCGAGCATGAGTAAATATTCTAATCCTCCTTCTTTTGagtcttatttgaatttcattCATCCATGTATTTCTCATAAAGACAACTTAATGTTAATTGATGaacttgttagagaattgctcggtcgagcgttgctatctcaagcttgtttgtcaagtttagttgatcaaaactatatactttatttctagtctacttatagatatgtctcggattaggatagaagtgtgtagttgagctttatacttcacgacattcatcaattgaagaagaatatctactaaagagcttggaggaacttcatcaacaaaaggtatgtggagactaaaacttatatatcactcagaagtctattatattgtatcttctaatgagactaagtcgtatagctatatagacttttacattatacatatttgatatttcgagccgagtttatctcgctgatctatttcttgaaatacatgttgaaagcttttaactttaattaagttcatcgtattcttgacgagtttagttagaGACAATTTATctgttggaaaataaatattaagtcaaaaggtgatcatgtgaaaattaccttgaaaccttatatgatttgtgtgagacaattatttgatgtcgacttggaaagtttcgtattgattgattaatcacttgaaaattatctgaatctagtggtatgtgtaagattaccattgtcgtcttccaaggatgtttcaatgattaaatcagagttttagaactaccatGTCTAGATGTAATACAGGTTGTATACTTTGTATACTAACTGTGTAAGTTTAGTTCAAGTACCGGAACTATTATTCACGAACTCAGTTTGTGAACTGGTTTACATGTGGAAAGGTCCGGAGATTCTGTTCGCGTAATTTGTTTGTGAACGGTCTAGACAAGGCCAAGTCCGGAACTCCTTTTCACGTAAGGTTGGACaaagccaaagtccggaactcttgttctcatattttttttgcgaacggctggacaaatCCAAGGTGCAAAACTCTTTTTCGTGCACTCAGCGAACAGagcggttatgttctaaaatcggtaaagtgTCATGAACTCAGGATTCATTTGCGAACTTAAGTCCCTGGAAATTTAATgtattaaggtatgtgaactaggtTTAGAAACCGTggtattatgttcatgaattggttcttgtataagtactttgtatatATACAGACCAGATCGATTTTGTTTTAAATGGTTCATATACATATTCCTATAAGATGATGcacatttgaataactctcttgaaacacatttagattcatttgattatctatcatgattgattgatcatcatatttgatctacaagtgttatatgaatatggctaagttataagtgctaatatggctaactttggttagctattattgagccaaccgagtatacacgtttgggtacgattcatccatatctaaatataagtatatttcatttgtgtgtattaaactaataccatctaacgatggagattgattgcttagtttctaagcagactta
This genomic stretch from Papaver somniferum cultivar HN1 chromosome 5, ASM357369v1, whole genome shotgun sequence harbors:
- the LOC113283420 gene encoding F-box protein CPR1-like, which translates into the protein MLKCLCNVREFCEFEDPDSAVVSGTTFLAASINGDALPSLLVSPIKLGVESTGTTLPRFITKYLSIPSEKEFETLLDTQGVLEFEIYEDESENCTKSESAPAPHLPDDIIADIFLGLPLDCIARFRTLSKKWNLLLSGPAFIRMRYNVEVLNNTAIILVTQVFSPHAMFLIKKDSVESRGICRRMPYPQESIIPRIVNIIGCSMGVLCLRLGRDYSTIGFCLWNPIVKDVRKLPRPPVCQREIIFGFCYDDKTSDFKIVRVVQDDEVQTPGAASYHFQVHVFSLISNSWRVVDGTTSFKMGLEYQPTIYFNHGVHWLAGPRQILYFHIHQEHLGTVNMPPITEDEDFLEKKIGLLHGSMCFLTQNMENGEVHLWLLKEYEGSQHWSEVFSTRQELLRRTFCLDAPLGFLPNGDLVFLNDLGIVVHRPGKDQARRVVLLNDEEEELDELLEATSYVGSLYPLN
- the LOC113279957 gene encoding ribosome-associated molecular chaperone sks2-like encodes the protein MASNKVVAGIDIDTNESRIGIWTGKSVKTTTIPTFRIGVKAKAQPRQLLMLYSTKEIVCLVLMELREIVEKQLGLRGVLIEAVISVPCLFDDSQRIAVIEAAKMAGINVLKEQHSSSESTKDNQMKAENVLVFDMGAGTLSVAVVTIKQGIEFEVKAMKGNTNLGGNNMDIALLDYCMETFMDLLPDDPDEIPIDESKMSALKFECEFARRVLDRCDQHGITETTIDIKSFYGSLPMSVSITPYIIEKFYA